A region from the Pseudomonas sp. P8_229 genome encodes:
- a CDS encoding MFS transporter, which produces MNATTHAMTRGMVLLFAFCCGAIVANIYYAQPIIGLIAPDIGLSDTMASFIVSLTQIGYALGLFFLVPLGDLLENRRLMIITTVVAIASLLGAAFTSQPNVFLLISLLVGFSSVSVQILIPLAAHLAPEESRGRVVGGIMGGLLLGILLARPVSSVVADHFGWRAMFMIAAALMAAISVVLALTVPKRQPDHSATYGQLIGSLWTLLRQQPVLRQRAFYQGCMFATFSLFWTAVPLELARNHGLSQSEIAIFALVGAIGAIAAPISGRLADAGHTRIASLLAMLFASLSFLPAFIHPAYSVIGLAVTGVVLDFCVQMNMVLGQRAVYSLDAKSRGRLNALYMTSIFIGGAFGSSVASAVYEQGGWLWIVIVGSAFPLLALLRFLSASQRGSLATA; this is translated from the coding sequence ATGAACGCCACAACTCACGCAATGACCCGAGGCATGGTGCTGCTGTTCGCCTTCTGCTGCGGCGCCATCGTCGCCAACATCTACTACGCGCAGCCGATCATCGGCCTGATCGCCCCGGACATTGGTCTTTCCGACACCATGGCCAGCTTCATCGTCTCGCTGACGCAGATCGGTTATGCGCTGGGCCTGTTCTTTCTGGTGCCGCTGGGCGACCTGCTGGAAAACCGTCGGTTGATGATCATTACCACCGTGGTGGCGATTGCCAGCCTGCTCGGTGCGGCGTTCACCAGTCAGCCCAACGTGTTCCTGCTGATCTCATTGCTGGTGGGTTTCAGTTCGGTGTCGGTGCAGATCCTGATTCCCCTCGCCGCGCATCTGGCGCCGGAGGAATCCCGTGGCCGGGTGGTCGGCGGGATCATGGGCGGTCTGCTGCTGGGCATTCTGCTGGCGCGGCCGGTGTCGAGCGTCGTCGCTGACCATTTCGGCTGGCGCGCGATGTTCATGATTGCCGCGGCGTTGATGGCAGCGATCAGCGTGGTGCTGGCGCTGACCGTGCCCAAGCGTCAACCGGATCACAGCGCCACGTATGGCCAACTGATCGGCTCGTTGTGGACGCTGCTGCGCCAGCAACCGGTGCTGCGTCAGCGGGCGTTTTATCAAGGCTGCATGTTCGCCACGTTCAGCCTGTTCTGGACGGCGGTGCCGCTGGAACTGGCGCGCAACCATGGCCTGTCGCAGAGCGAGATCGCGATCTTCGCCCTGGTCGGCGCCATCGGTGCCATCGCCGCGCCGATCAGTGGACGCCTGGCTGACGCCGGCCACACCCGCATCGCTTCGCTGCTGGCCATGCTGTTCGCGAGCCTGAGCTTCCTGCCAGCGTTCATCCACCCGGCCTACAGCGTGATCGGCCTGGCCGTGACCGGCGTGGTACTCGACTTCTGCGTACAGATGAACATGGTCCTCGGTCAGCGCGCGGTCTATTCGCTGGATGCCAAAAGCCGTGGTCGCCTGAATGCGCTGTACATGACCAGCATCTTCATCGGCGGCGCCTTCGGTTCGTCGGTCGCCAGTGCGGTGTATGAGCAGGGCGGCTGGTTGTGGATCGTGATTGTGGGGAGTGCGTTCCCGCTGCTGGCGTTGTTGCGGTTTTTGAGTGCTTCCCAGCGTGGTTCATTGGCAACGGCGTAA
- a CDS encoding type II toxin-antitoxin system HicB family antitoxin encodes MQYPICIEWGDEDTAIGIQIPDIPGAVTAGDSFEDAYNAAVEIAHIMLQEMAADGESIPMPTSAAAHRNNPEFADMGWGMLELDISPYMGKTEKVNVTLPGYVIQRIDRYVREHNVKSRSSFLADAAMEKLVRY; translated from the coding sequence ATGCAATATCCGATCTGTATCGAATGGGGTGACGAAGACACCGCCATCGGCATTCAGATACCCGACATTCCCGGCGCCGTCACGGCCGGGGATAGCTTCGAGGACGCCTACAACGCAGCCGTTGAAATCGCCCACATCATGCTGCAGGAGATGGCGGCGGACGGGGAATCGATTCCCATGCCGACGTCGGCAGCGGCTCATCGCAATAATCCGGAGTTTGCCGACATGGGCTGGGGCATGCTTGAGCTGGATATCTCGCCGTATATGGGCAAGACCGAGAAGGTCAACGTGACGTTGCCAGGCTATGTGATCCAGCGTATCGATCGATATGTGCGTGAGCACAATGTCAAAAGCCGCTCCTCCTTTCTGGCGGATGCGGCGATGGAAAAACTGGTCCGGTATTGA
- a CDS encoding type II toxin-antitoxin system HicA family toxin, whose protein sequence is MQSRLLIKELEEAGWTLDRVTGSHHIFTHRHNPYTIPVPHPKKDLPLGTVKSIRRRAGLYNPPPSYKGDP, encoded by the coding sequence GTGCAAAGCAGGCTATTGATCAAGGAGCTGGAGGAGGCGGGCTGGACGCTGGATCGAGTGACCGGCAGCCACCATATCTTCACGCACCGACACAACCCGTACACGATTCCCGTTCCCCACCCGAAAAAGGATTTGCCGCTGGGGACGGTCAAAAGCATCAGGAGGCGTGCCGGGCTGTACAACCCGCCACCCAGCTACAAGGGAGATCCATAA
- a CDS encoding peroxiredoxin-like family protein translates to MTLQARLDAFKADFKAGNPPYNAPADIHPVMERATAELIASGAASRALKLGDMAPLFTLKDPEGHPVSSADLLAQGPLVLTFYRGVWCPYCNMELQALQAFLPSIQHAGASLLAISPQIAANSRKSQRINELQFPILSDPRNDVAAAFGLRFELPDYLIELYKNLRNDLPTFNDDPSWTLPMPARYVIGQNGLIRYAEVNPDYTQRPEPEAMLDALRG, encoded by the coding sequence ATGACCCTGCAAGCAAGACTCGACGCGTTCAAAGCCGACTTCAAAGCCGGCAACCCTCCTTACAACGCACCCGCCGACATTCACCCGGTGATGGAGCGCGCCACAGCCGAACTGATCGCCTCCGGCGCGGCAAGCCGTGCCTTGAAGCTCGGCGACATGGCGCCGCTGTTCACCCTGAAAGACCCCGAAGGCCATCCCGTATCGTCGGCTGATCTGTTGGCGCAAGGGCCGTTGGTGCTGACGTTCTATCGCGGTGTCTGGTGCCCGTACTGCAACATGGAGCTGCAAGCGTTGCAGGCCTTTCTCCCTTCGATTCAGCACGCCGGGGCCAGTCTGCTGGCCATTTCGCCGCAGATCGCTGCCAACAGCCGCAAGTCGCAACGCATCAACGAACTGCAGTTTCCGATCCTCAGCGACCCGCGCAATGACGTGGCGGCGGCGTTCGGCCTGCGCTTCGAATTACCGGATTACCTGATCGAGCTGTACAAGAACCTGCGTAACGACCTGCCAACCTTCAACGATGATCCATCGTGGACATTGCCGATGCCGGCGCGTTATGTGATCGGTCAGAATGGCCTGATTCGTTACGCCGAGGTCAACCCGGATTACACTCAGCGTCCCGAGCCTGAAGCAATGCTGGATGCATTGCGCGGCTGA
- a CDS encoding DUF5666 domain-containing protein, giving the protein MLRQLLRHTTTIALIGVLGASAVQAADAPGTRLGVRGEITGVSADSLKVHVNSGENVVIQLTADTKVRAVTLANIEDIKPGSYIGSAAMPQEDGTLKAMEVHVFPPELAGSGDGHRPFDLAKGSSMTNGSVGDLVVSNGRVLTVNYKSGQQKILVPEDVPIVNLTPGDRSLLKVGVKIVTFVTQGADGTLTAQSISAGKDGVTPPM; this is encoded by the coding sequence ATGTTGCGTCAACTGCTGCGTCACACCACCACGATTGCCCTGATCGGCGTGCTCGGCGCCAGCGCGGTGCAGGCGGCCGATGCCCCCGGCACGCGGCTCGGCGTGCGCGGCGAGATCACCGGGGTCAGCGCCGACTCGTTGAAAGTGCACGTCAACAGTGGCGAGAACGTGGTCATCCAGTTGACCGCGGATACCAAGGTCCGCGCCGTCACGCTGGCCAATATCGAGGACATCAAACCCGGCAGCTACATCGGCTCGGCCGCCATGCCGCAGGAGGATGGCACGCTCAAGGCAATGGAAGTGCACGTATTCCCGCCGGAACTGGCCGGCAGCGGCGATGGCCATCGGCCGTTCGATCTGGCCAAGGGCAGCAGCATGACCAATGGCAGCGTCGGCGATCTGGTGGTCAGCAACGGCCGGGTGTTGACCGTCAACTACAAGAGCGGGCAGCAGAAGATTCTGGTGCCGGAGGACGTGCCGATCGTCAATCTGACGCCGGGGGATCGCAGCTTGCTCAAGGTCGGGGTGAAGATCGTTACCTTTGTGACGCAGGGGGCGGACGGCACGTTGACGGCGCAGTCCATCTCCGCCGGCAAGGATGGCGTCACCCCACCGATGTAA